A single region of the Yersinia entomophaga genome encodes:
- a CDS encoding FadR/GntR family transcriptional regulator: MQFNAQQQAAQRNLSYLLAEKIGQRILAGEYIAGSILPGEIELGEQFGVSRTAVREAVKMLAAKGMLLPRPRIGTRIMPQSNWNFLDQELLTWWMTRENFDQVMQHFILVRTALEPQACALAAVNANPAQKQQLAILMAEMQALHREFDRERWIQVDTQFHQLIYEASGNPFLTSFANLFSSVYHSYFRAITGDEVIKLQHHQSIVDTILASDSQGACIACQVLLQDKN; encoded by the coding sequence ATGCAATTTAACGCCCAACAACAAGCCGCCCAACGCAACCTTTCCTATTTATTAGCTGAAAAGATTGGCCAGCGTATCCTGGCGGGCGAATATATAGCCGGTTCTATACTGCCCGGAGAGATAGAACTAGGCGAACAGTTCGGCGTAAGCCGCACTGCAGTACGTGAAGCGGTTAAAATGTTAGCGGCGAAAGGGATGTTGTTGCCACGGCCACGGATTGGTACGCGCATTATGCCGCAGTCCAACTGGAATTTTCTCGATCAGGAGTTACTCACCTGGTGGATGACCCGTGAAAACTTCGATCAGGTGATGCAGCACTTTATTTTGGTACGAACCGCGTTAGAGCCACAGGCCTGCGCTTTGGCCGCGGTTAACGCTAATCCTGCGCAAAAACAGCAATTGGCTATATTGATGGCAGAAATGCAGGCGCTGCACCGTGAATTTGATCGTGAACGCTGGATTCAGGTGGATACCCAATTTCATCAACTGATCTACGAAGCCAGTGGTAATCCCTTCCTGACTTCGTTCGCCAATTTGTTCAGTTCGGTATATCACAGCTACTTCCGTGCTATTACCGGCGATGAAGTGATAAAGCTGCAACACCACCAATCTATCGTTGATACCATCCTTGCCAGCGACAGTCAGGGTGCCTGCATTGCCTGTCAGGTATTATTACAAGACAAAAACTGA